One genomic window of Centropristis striata isolate RG_2023a ecotype Rhode Island chromosome 20, C.striata_1.0, whole genome shotgun sequence includes the following:
- the LOC131993509 gene encoding dual specificity protein phosphatase 13-like, whose amino-acid sequence MGVSRSATLVLAFLMIAEGLRLQEAVAAVRPHRDICPNPGFLLQLRSLDMSLERERRRRRQAQTLGPSAQEEDTPSLTELRQILWTKRKPVAPVNQVWPNLYIGDESVARDKAKLSSLGVTHVLNAAAGRYRINTGLQFYNDLGVEYHGVEAADHPEFNLRPFFNPAAQFIDTALKRNEKVFVHCAMGVSRSGALVLAYLMIYQGLSLVEAIIAVRLNRDIGPNSGFLEQLRQLQLSLELQSRQITEGSNADTS is encoded by the exons CTGCAGGAGGCCGTGGCTGCTGTCAGGCCGCACAGAGACATCTGTCCCAACCCAggcttcctgctgcagctccgCAGCCTCGACATGAGcctggagagggagaggaggaggcgaCGTCAGGCACAAACACT AGGCCCCTCAGCCCAGGAGGAGGACACACCATCTCTGACAGAGCTGAGGCAAATTCTCTGGACAAAAAGGAAGCCAGTGGCCCCTGTCAATCAAGTCTGGCCGAACCTCTACATCGGAGATGA GTCTGTGGCGAGAGATAAAGCCAAACTCTCCTCTCTGGGTGTCACTCACGTACTGAACGCTGCTGCAGGTCGATACCGGATCAACACAGGCCTGCAGTTCTACAACGACCTTGGAGTTGAATACCACGGTGTTGAAGCTGCAGACCATCCGGAGTTCAACCTCCGACCTTTCTTCAACCCCGCTGCACAGTTCATAGACACTGCTCTGAAGAGAAATG AGAAAGTGTTTGTGCACTGTGCCATGGGCGTCAGCCGCTCTGGAGCGCTGGTTCTTGCGTATCTGATGATCTACCAGGGTCTGTCATTAGTGGAGGCCATCATCGCTGTGCGTCTGAACCGAGACATTGGACCCAACTCTGGATTTCTGGAGCAGCtaaggcagctgcagctgagcCTCGAGCTGCAGAGCAGACAGATCACAGAGGGGAGCAATGCTGACACATCATGA
- the LOC131993600 gene encoding dual specificity phosphatase 29-like — protein MSSCVMKSRSRNPYTAVQVDPDSDYITPGTLDLEHLFWTGTGAQYAHVNQVWPGVYIGDETTALELAGLRDLGITHVLNAAEGKFNNVLTGAEYYAGMDIHYFGVEADDKPSFNISPYFCPATQFIHEALSDPQNNVLVHCVMGRSRSATLVLAYLMMKHSLTVVDAIEHVRQRRCILPNHGFLRQLRSLDITLQEDRLREKREMQH, from the exons ATGTCGTCCTGCGTGATGAAGTCCAGAAGCAGGAACCCATACACGGCGGTGCAGGTGGACCCTGACAGCGACTACATCACACCGGGAACTTTAGACCTGGAGCACCTGTTCTGGACCGGCACCGGGGCTCAGTATGCACATGTCAATCAGGTCTGGCCCGGTGTCTACATCGGGGACGA GACAACAGCTCTGGAGCTGGCTGGCCTCAGGGATCTGGGTATCACACACGTCCTTAATGCAGCAGAGGGGAAGTTTAATAATGTGCTCACTGGTGCTGAATACTACGCTGGCATGGACATCCACTACTTTGGAGTGGAGGCTGATGACAAACCCTCTTTTAACATCTCCCCATACTTCTGCCCTGCAACCCAGTTCATCCACGAGGCCCTCAGTGATCCGCAGA ACAACGTGTTAGTGCACTGTGTGATGGGACGCAGCAGGTCAGCCACTCTGGTCTTGGCATACCTGATGATGAAACACAGCTTAACGGTGGTGGATGCTATTGAGCATGTGCGACAGCGGCGCTGCATCCTGCCCAACCACGGCTTCCTCAGACAGCTCAGATCGCTGGACATCACGCTACAAGAGGACAGGTtgagggaaaaaagagaaatgcagCACTAA